The region GTAATTTCCATAAACAAACCTCGGAGAACCTGCATTGATATTCCTATGAAGAATCCGAGCACCACCAGAATCCCCACCATCGATCAGCTCTCTAAGCCCCAAATTTCCCGTTTTCTCCTCTTCcttctcctcttcttcttcttcttcctcttcctcttcttctttaGTTTCTACCTTACTAAACCCACCAGGCATCGTTACCTTCCCTTGCAACCTCTCAAAATAATTCCCATAAATATACTCCGGAGTATACCCATTCTCTTCATCAAACAACATAATATGCCCATGCCACTCCCACACACGAAAATCCGATCCCTTCTCCTCATGAAAACCAACACAAATATGATGTTCACCAATCGTAACCGCCTGACCCGAGTTAGCTTTCAACGAATCAATCTTCCCCGAAAGAATCACCCGAATGATCTCCTTCTCAAGTTTTGACTCTTCCTTCGAGAGTTGAGTTCTCGAACCCGAACTATCATCCTCAGAGTCATCAGACAAGCCATTAGCAGCATCAAACAGAAGATCCTCAAGAGACTGCGAGAGCAACGGATTTTGAGTAGCGGGCGGAGGTTTGAGTTGGAGACGTCCCATTAAAGTTTGAAGGAGCAGATTGTTGAAATGCGAAGTGTTGTCAAATGAGCTCATACTtgcctaattatttaaactttGCACCTGCAAATTAGCATAAAGAACTAAACTTTACAATCATAAAATCTTATTTTAACTTCGCTTATATCAACAAGATGTAGTTTTAAACttgtgaaattaaattaaaaatttcctGAACAAAATAATAGAACCGACCTAAGATTATATATTAGAGCTTATAATCATAAAACAATCAATAGTAACAGAAATTAAAGCGATTTGAACTCAGTAAAGTTGGTTTTTTGGGGGGGGAATTAACATTAAAATTACAGAATTAGACATGAAACGTAGAAATACAATCAGTAAGAGAAAGAAGAAACCTTTTTGCGGTGGCGGACGGAGAGCAGAGATGGGGAAGAGAAGAGCGGAAGCCGGCGACTGAGAACGGGAGAGGAGAGTTTGGGATATCTTTCTGCTTTGTTTGAGGTTTTGTCCTGGGTTTATCAATTACACGACATCGTTTCGTGCTTTTGTTTTCTTCTGGTTTTTAAGAGGTAAATAGAATTTATGGGCGAAGGCTAATTAATCATATAAGCATCcaccttgatttttttttaaagtcaaGCAAGCTAAGGAACTTTATTTCTAAGTGATTATCTCTTGTCTTGTCTTGTTTATGGTTTTGGTTCTCGATTTTCATGATTTGATAATTACAATGGTAGTATTTGTGTAAACATGATTCTTATGTATAAATTCCTTGCTTAGGTCATAAATATGTACTATACATTGGCTTTAAGGCTTTTCTTGTTGAGGATTCACAATCGATCTCCGATCAACTACTCTGTTGTCCAGTTTGGGATTGTTTTTGCACATTTCTGGATCGTTTGCTGTAAcacataaaatatcaaatgcGGTAGTAAATTTGAGAAAGATACTATTTATaagaaagaaataataaaagaattaattaataaataatacctTCAAAAGAAGAGACTTAAGTGCGGATATATTGTTGGGCAAACTTCCTTTGGCAGGGTACACAATATTGAATTCCAAGAAATCTTAAGTGGTTGCATGCCAATAAAGATTTGCACCGAAATGCATATGCACCTTAATGAGTCTTAATTGTCATATTGTGTTCATTATGGCCTACTATTTCATGCATCTTAGACTTTATATTGAGATTTTACGctgatattatatatattaaatttatatgggatttatattgaatttatattaattttataccgATCACCAAAAGTTTGACCACCGACCACCGCAAAAGCTTAATCAATCAATTGTGGAAGCTGAAATTTGGAATGAATGGTAGACTTTATCTTATGTTGCATTTGCGTCATACACGCTtaacaattatatttttcttctgtttattatttttattaatagcTCCAAAAAATCACTCGAAAATTCAGTCTGCGATATTATTTCAGGTTCGCATatggttcacatcaggtttcttttcagttttataaactGTGAATTACATTTCATTTAGAAAtcattattcaatttttataataaactatATCTCAAAATTCTTTCTATAGAAAATATCagataagattgtaaagagcagtaagacaaatatagtaaaaaattgaattaaggaagttcaattgatataagttcatatcaggttcacatcatgttgatttttggttttataggctgtcaaatacatttcacttcaaagagatattcaatttgtatattacactaaatctcaaaatttaattaactagttaatttttaatttataatcagtttactaataatttaatttaaattagtttattttaagttCACACTGAGTTTAcattaagttcacattaagttcatattgagttcacattgagttcatattgaGCTCACATTGAGTGCATATTGAGTTCATACCAATCACCGTACTAAACTTAGatagtttattttcaatttacaaTTAGTTTAGTTGTCTCtttggaaatttattttttaactacaaataaattaaattgattagactaaattaattttaaatttatattaagttaacATTGAATTTAtgttgagtttatattaaattcataTTGAGTTTGCATTAAGGTCACATTGAGTCtatattgagtttacattgagttcatACCGACCACTGTAATAAACTtagatagtttatttttaatttactatttgTTTAGTTATctctttgaaaatttatttttaaactacaaataaattaatttgattagactaaattaattttaaatttataataatttatccaaaatatatattaagttgacattgagtttacGTTGTgtttatattaagttcatattaagttcaTATTGAGTTTACATTCAGATCACATATAGTCTACATTAACTTCACATTAAATTTACAcggtttattttaagtttattttaaatttaaattatatttcacTTCAGTAAAAACTTAGATAATTTCCATTCAGTTTACAATTAGTTCATTTGTCTCTTTGTGAGTTATTTCTGAtatgtaaattattaataaattaatttaattagaataaactaattttaattaaactaagtcaaatttatatttataatcagtttaataagcaaattaatttaaattatttaagattgtaaaaagtagtaaga is a window of Mercurialis annua linkage group LG2, ddMerAnnu1.2, whole genome shotgun sequence DNA encoding:
- the LOC126670326 gene encoding uncharacterized protein LOC126670326, translated to MSSFDNTSHFNNLLLQTLMGRLQLKPPPATQNPLLSQSLEDLLFDAANGLSDDSEDDSSGSRTQLSKEESKLEKEIIRVILSGKIDSLKANSGQAVTIGEHHICVGFHEEKGSDFRVWEWHGHIMLFDEENGYTPEYIYGNYFERLQGKVTMPGGFSKVETKEEEEEEEEEEEEKEEEKTGNLGLRELIDGGDSGGARILHRNINAGSPRII